The following are encoded in a window of Roseimaritima ulvae genomic DNA:
- a CDS encoding MFS transporter gives MKTKILRGGFMSLLATQFFGAANDNILKGVLTYMVIEGGTWEGQLGTGGQAIVGVCFTLPFILLSGYAGQLADRFSKRTVSIAVKMLEIPIALTAGIGFWTGNLWVTLVALIALTCQSAFFGPAKYGMIPELVNDEDLSRANGTINMMTNIAVIVGTLSAGFVSDWYNPLPLADGTRPASLLWIPCAVMVLIAAAGLLAVLFLDRLQPGDRNLKYDFNPFTTYILAIKEMAQTRMLMVMMAWGYFYLLAGLALFILPEYTTVLNIDRAAASVLMGILGVAVGVGCAFAGFVSGNRIEPRLIPLGAVGLVLFFGLLGLVQPKLYGIDPPEVAAAAAAVDEINLGVPPQPPVPSGSMLRVALSNVSMFIFGAGFFAGFYIIPLQALLQKLSPDDERGRFLGTANAVSFSFMTLAAVVFFAVREWFGESPQQIFLLCSFLMAAGTVFFLWRLRGSGVMAAPAASD, from the coding sequence GTGAAAACCAAAATCCTCCGCGGCGGATTCATGAGCCTCCTGGCGACTCAATTTTTTGGAGCCGCCAACGACAACATCCTTAAGGGGGTGTTGACGTATATGGTCATCGAAGGCGGCACCTGGGAGGGGCAACTGGGCACCGGCGGTCAAGCCATCGTGGGCGTCTGCTTCACGCTGCCGTTTATCCTGTTGTCGGGTTACGCCGGGCAGTTGGCCGATCGATTTTCCAAACGCACCGTCAGCATCGCGGTCAAGATGCTGGAAATCCCCATCGCCCTGACCGCCGGAATCGGGTTCTGGACTGGCAACCTATGGGTCACCCTGGTGGCCTTGATCGCCTTGACCTGTCAAAGCGCATTTTTTGGGCCCGCCAAGTACGGCATGATCCCGGAACTGGTCAACGACGAGGACCTCAGTCGCGCCAACGGCACGATCAATATGATGACCAACATCGCGGTCATCGTGGGCACCCTGTCGGCGGGATTTGTCAGCGATTGGTACAATCCGCTGCCCCTGGCCGATGGCACGCGGCCGGCCAGTTTGCTGTGGATTCCCTGCGCGGTGATGGTCTTGATCGCGGCGGCGGGGTTGCTGGCCGTGCTGTTTCTGGACCGCCTGCAACCGGGCGACCGCAACCTGAAGTACGACTTCAATCCCTTCACCACCTACATCCTGGCGATCAAAGAGATGGCTCAGACCAGGATGTTGATGGTGATGATGGCTTGGGGCTACTTTTACCTGCTGGCCGGTTTAGCGCTGTTCATTTTGCCGGAGTACACCACGGTGCTGAACATCGATCGCGCTGCAGCCAGCGTGCTGATGGGCATCTTGGGCGTCGCCGTGGGCGTGGGCTGTGCCTTCGCCGGATTTGTTTCCGGAAACCGCATCGAACCGCGTCTGATTCCCTTGGGCGCTGTGGGACTGGTGCTGTTTTTTGGCTTGCTGGGATTGGTGCAACCCAAACTGTACGGCATCGATCCGCCGGAAGTCGCCGCCGCCGCCGCCGCGGTCGACGAGATCAACCTGGGCGTCCCACCGCAACCACCGGTACCGTCCGGGTCGATGTTGCGAGTGGCGTTGAGCAACGTGTCGATGTTTATTTTTGGTGCCGGTTTTTTCGCGGGGTTCTACATCATTCCGCTGCAGGCGCTGCTACAAAAACTATCCCCCGATGATGAACGGGGACGATTTTTGGGAACCGCCAACGCGGTATCCTTTTCGTTCATGACCTTGGCCGCGGTGGTGTTCTTTGCCGTCCGCGAATGGTTCGGAGAATCCCCTCAACAGATCTTCTTGCTGTGTTCATTTCTGATGGCCGCCGGCACAGTGTTTTTCCTGTGGCGACTGAGGGGCAGCGGGGTGATGGCCGCCCCGGCTGCGAGCGACTGA
- a CDS encoding DNA-3-methyladenine glycosylase family protein, which produces MSSEHEAKRLQSRFRRRLRAGEKSLSAKCPALGAWIAVAGKSDWEVAWQRSLYQALVMAIAHQQLHGNAARAILQRFEAGFRGEDFPSPHQVGRASTDKLRAMGFSAAKVTAIQGIAAAARKGDIPSRQQAEQMSDDELVEHLVTLRGVGRWTVEMLLIFTLGRMDVMPVDDYGVRSGLRSLCELESLPGKRDFARLTDHWRPHRSLAAWYLWRLADANKPPPK; this is translated from the coding sequence ATGTCGAGCGAGCACGAAGCCAAACGATTGCAGAGCCGGTTCCGGCGGCGGTTGCGAGCCGGCGAAAAGTCCCTTTCGGCGAAATGTCCGGCGCTGGGAGCCTGGATCGCCGTGGCGGGCAAAAGCGACTGGGAGGTGGCGTGGCAACGTTCGCTGTACCAAGCCCTGGTGATGGCGATTGCTCATCAACAACTGCACGGCAACGCGGCCCGAGCGATCTTGCAGCGTTTCGAAGCGGGCTTTCGTGGCGAAGACTTTCCCAGCCCCCATCAGGTGGGCCGCGCGAGCACCGACAAGCTGCGGGCGATGGGGTTTTCTGCTGCCAAGGTAACGGCCATCCAAGGCATCGCGGCGGCGGCTCGCAAAGGCGATATCCCTTCACGGCAGCAAGCCGAACAGATGTCCGATGACGAGCTGGTCGAGCACTTGGTGACGCTTCGCGGCGTCGGCCGCTGGACCGTCGAGATGCTGCTGATCTTTACGCTCGGCCGCATGGATGTGATGCCGGTGGACGACTATGGAGTCCGCAGCGGGCTGCGGTCGTTGTGCGAACTGGAAAGCTTGCCCGGCAAACGAGATTTCGCTCGGCTGACCGATCACTGGCGTCCCCACCGTTCGCTGGCCGCCTGGTACCTATGGCGCCTGGCCGACGCCAACAAACCGCCACCAAAGTAG
- a CDS encoding response regulator, translating into MSSKLLIIDDHEVVRVGLAVLLASDDIVVVGATGSLKEAHELAASQRPDLILLDVRMAGGDGLGAIDDIRSVAEDAKFVVLSTYDNPTYVARAVAMGASDYLLKGSSQADILAALRRVAEDEPPSEESLLRQIRATMRQTDFCTASEGLPLTTRELQVLRHIGLGLSNREIGTSLDISVETVKEHVQNILRKMNAVDRTDAAVRAVKLGVV; encoded by the coding sequence ATGAGTTCGAAATTATTGATCATTGATGATCACGAGGTCGTACGTGTGGGGTTGGCCGTGTTGCTAGCTTCCGACGATATCGTGGTAGTGGGAGCGACCGGATCGCTCAAAGAAGCCCACGAACTGGCTGCTAGCCAGCGGCCGGATCTGATCCTGTTGGATGTGCGAATGGCGGGAGGCGATGGTTTGGGCGCCATCGATGACATTCGCAGCGTGGCAGAAGACGCCAAATTTGTCGTGCTCAGCACTTACGATAACCCCACCTACGTGGCCCGAGCGGTGGCGATGGGGGCGTCGGACTACCTACTTAAAGGCAGTTCTCAAGCGGACATCTTGGCCGCGTTGCGGCGGGTCGCGGAGGATGAACCACCGTCCGAAGAGAGTTTGCTGCGGCAGATCCGCGCCACGATGCGGCAGACCGATTTCTGCACCGCATCGGAAGGTTTGCCGCTGACTACGCGCGAATTACAAGTTCTGCGTCACATCGGTTTGGGACTGAGCAACCGCGAGATCGGCACCTCGCTGGACATCAGCGTGGAAACGGTCAAAGAGCACGTGCAGAACATTCTTCGCAAAATGAACGCCGTCGACCGCACCGACGCAGCCGTCCGCGCGGTCAAACTGGGTGTGGTCTAA
- a CDS encoding c-type cytochrome domain-containing protein yields MLMFKRLCVFAILLAGFAAPLHADMTPRERLAVRRIADKVSAAGGSYQAGKFEQCGEEVTAAISMIETLMETADRDVYEALTPSFGRIIRASALLELEGVRVPPFARPAMPSAQPMPKPMPEPEPEPKPEPGTPAPDDQGVSFARDVAPILVQHCGKCHINGSKGNFSLASFAQLMKGPPEGVVVFAGDLIGSRLIETIETGDMPRGGKVPADQFKTLKDWVLQGAKFDGPSPQTPLVAYANAGAAATPAAEPTKLQTMRPTGKETVSFALDVAPLLVANCNGCHIDAMQVRGGLRMDTFAQLLSGGDSGAIITPGKGDESLLVQKLRGQAGDIMPAGGRPKLADEEIQLISTWITEGAAMDGNSEDQPLRTMAGLAWARNASHEELMERREQLAADKWKLGATPAAQQSTSKAASENFFIVGSASPETLEMVQQSAEAALEKIQTIVKAEPGQPMFKGRVTLYVLPKRYEYSEFSKMVERRSVPSDWNEHWQYDGIDAYVPLVVTARDTEDLIESRLLAPLTSLAISTRSVGVPRWFAEGIGRATTAKLGDRDNPQVADWHNQLPDAVASLSKSDEFLKGRLTPERADLLSFGLGMQMLDRGSRRQFDQLMKSLSEGLAFDQAFEKAFRGPPQAYVDAWLKYQASKPVKRRR; encoded by the coding sequence ATGCTGATGTTTAAGCGATTGTGTGTCTTTGCGATCCTCTTGGCGGGCTTCGCGGCGCCCCTCCATGCCGATATGACTCCGCGGGAAAGGCTGGCGGTCAGACGCATCGCTGACAAAGTCAGTGCCGCCGGCGGCAGTTACCAGGCCGGCAAGTTCGAACAGTGTGGCGAAGAGGTGACGGCGGCGATCAGCATGATCGAAACGCTGATGGAAACGGCCGACCGCGACGTGTACGAAGCATTAACGCCCAGTTTTGGCCGGATCATTCGCGCCTCGGCGCTGTTGGAACTCGAGGGCGTCCGTGTTCCTCCCTTCGCTCGGCCCGCCATGCCATCGGCCCAGCCGATGCCGAAGCCGATGCCCGAGCCCGAGCCCGAGCCCAAGCCGGAACCGGGCACGCCTGCGCCCGATGACCAGGGTGTCAGTTTTGCTCGTGATGTGGCGCCGATTTTGGTGCAGCATTGCGGCAAGTGCCATATCAACGGCAGCAAAGGCAATTTCTCACTGGCGTCTTTCGCTCAACTGATGAAGGGGCCCCCGGAAGGTGTGGTGGTGTTTGCCGGCGATCTGATCGGCAGCCGGTTGATCGAAACCATTGAAACGGGGGATATGCCGCGTGGAGGGAAAGTCCCCGCGGACCAATTTAAAACCCTTAAGGACTGGGTCCTGCAGGGCGCCAAATTCGACGGGCCGTCACCGCAAACGCCGCTGGTCGCTTACGCCAATGCGGGCGCTGCGGCGACACCGGCGGCCGAACCGACCAAGCTGCAAACGATGCGTCCGACCGGCAAAGAAACCGTCAGCTTTGCTCTGGATGTCGCGCCTCTATTGGTCGCCAACTGCAACGGCTGTCACATCGATGCCATGCAGGTTCGAGGCGGATTGCGGATGGACACCTTCGCTCAACTGCTCAGTGGCGGCGACAGCGGTGCCATCATCACGCCCGGCAAAGGCGACGAAAGCCTGTTGGTGCAAAAGCTGCGCGGCCAGGCGGGCGACATCATGCCGGCCGGAGGACGCCCCAAATTGGCGGACGAAGAGATCCAGCTGATCAGTACCTGGATCACCGAAGGCGCCGCGATGGACGGCAACAGCGAAGACCAACCGTTGCGCACGATGGCCGGCTTAGCCTGGGCTCGCAACGCCAGCCATGAAGAGCTGATGGAGCGTCGTGAACAGTTGGCGGCGGATAAGTGGAAGTTGGGTGCCACGCCGGCGGCTCAGCAAAGCACTTCCAAAGCCGCTTCGGAAAACTTCTTCATTGTCGGCAGCGCTTCGCCCGAGACCCTGGAGATGGTCCAGCAGAGCGCCGAAGCGGCGCTGGAAAAGATTCAAACCATCGTCAAAGCGGAACCCGGCCAGCCGATGTTCAAAGGCCGCGTGACCCTGTACGTGCTGCCCAAGCGTTACGAGTATTCCGAATTTTCGAAAATGGTCGAACGGCGTTCCGTGCCATCGGATTGGAACGAACACTGGCAGTACGACGGCATCGATGCCTACGTGCCCCTGGTGGTCACCGCGCGTGACACCGAAGACTTGATCGAATCGCGGCTGTTGGCTCCGCTGACCAGCCTGGCGATTTCCACTCGCAGCGTGGGCGTGCCGCGGTGGTTTGCCGAAGGCATCGGACGAGCAACGACGGCCAAATTGGGCGACCGCGATAACCCCCAGGTCGCCGACTGGCATAACCAACTGCCCGATGCGGTCGCTTCGCTCAGCAAGTCGGACGAATTTCTCAAAGGCCGGTTAACCCCCGAACGCGCCGATTTGCTGTCCTTTGGTCTCGGGATGCAAATGCTCGATCGCGGCAGTCGGCGACAGTTCGATCAGTTGATGAAATCGCTGTCCGAGGGGCTGGCCTTTGACCAAGCGTTCGAAAAAGCCTTTCGCGGTCCACCCCAGGCCTATGTCGACGCTTGGTTGAAATACCAGGCGTCCAAGCCCGTCAAGCGACGTCGCTGA
- the galE gene encoding UDP-glucose 4-epimerase GalE, with amino-acid sequence MNILVVGGAGYVGSHCARLLREQGHGVFVYDNLSRGHRGAVPDDRLIVGEASDRALLVRTMQEHQIDAVMHFAAFALVNESVNDPALYYRNNVIAALELLDAMREAKVMKLVFSSTTATYGEPDTVPIPETTPQNPINPYGFTKLVMEQAMADYAAAYGLGYAALRYFNAAGASPAGGIGEDHDPESHLIPIVLQVALGQRDAITIFGDDYPTPDGTCIRDYVHVDDLGAAHLAALDRIEAGRGLCVNLGTGNGYSVRQVVEACRQVTGHPIPEVMGERRAGDPPELVADARLAKQLLGWMPQYTDVKSIVETAWNWHQSHPHGYKQ; translated from the coding sequence ATGAATATCCTTGTTGTGGGCGGCGCCGGTTACGTCGGTTCTCACTGCGCGCGGCTGTTACGCGAGCAGGGGCACGGCGTGTTTGTTTACGACAACCTTTCACGCGGGCATCGCGGGGCCGTTCCCGATGACCGTTTGATCGTGGGCGAAGCGTCCGATCGAGCGTTGTTGGTGCGGACCATGCAAGAGCACCAGATCGACGCGGTGATGCATTTCGCGGCCTTTGCGTTGGTTAACGAATCGGTGAATGACCCGGCGCTCTACTACCGAAACAATGTGATCGCTGCCCTCGAGCTGCTCGATGCGATGCGCGAAGCGAAGGTGATGAAGCTGGTGTTCAGCAGCACCACGGCCACCTACGGCGAACCCGACACGGTACCGATCCCCGAAACCACTCCCCAGAATCCGATTAACCCCTACGGCTTTACCAAGCTGGTGATGGAACAAGCCATGGCGGACTATGCGGCCGCTTATGGGCTCGGCTATGCGGCGCTGCGCTACTTTAATGCCGCCGGGGCCAGCCCTGCTGGGGGCATTGGAGAAGACCATGATCCCGAATCCCATTTGATCCCCATCGTGTTGCAGGTCGCCCTGGGACAACGCGACGCGATCACCATCTTCGGGGATGACTACCCGACGCCCGATGGCACCTGTATCCGCGACTACGTTCACGTCGATGACCTGGGGGCCGCCCACCTGGCCGCCCTCGATCGCATCGAAGCCGGTCGCGGCCTGTGCGTCAACTTGGGCACCGGCAACGGCTACAGCGTGCGGCAAGTGGTCGAAGCCTGCCGGCAAGTCACCGGCCATCCGATTCCCGAAGTCATGGGCGAGCGACGTGCGGGCGATCCGCCGGAACTGGTCGCCGATGCCCGGCTGGCCAAGCAGCTGCTGGGCTGGATGCCCCAGTACACCGACGTGAAATCGATCGTGGAAACGGCCTGGAACTGGCACCAAAGCCATCCCCACGGGTACAAACAGTAG
- a CDS encoding DUF1598 domain-containing protein, with translation MRRRRFPALFAQSALLWLVAGCFACWTTTASAQDDNANNTDNTATSFTQPVAGVEVDATGVLRVRHFDPRVAAARMQAARQALPADLQRPSPLRKISLNRLEAAAAAAGRPTETMEALAGLTRIEYVFFYPESGDVVIAGPAEPFVKDAAGRVRGANTGRPVILLEDMVTALRAYSPGTRPTKVISVSIDPTEEGLKRLQQVLRTVGHGLRPNDAARLAATLKNNLGLQNVTIQGVPTSTHFAQVLVEADYRMKLIGIGLEQLPIRMASYVQRANPSQVASNAMERWYFEPNYAGVKTSPDGLAMQLSQHGVKLVGANERVGAGGKRVAGGRGNRASQAFCEDFTKNYDKISQVAPVYAQMRNLIDAAIAAAYIQDQDFYGQANWNMDFFGDETQYAVERHESPVQVETAVNAVWKGSTLMTPLGGGVNVQPRSALKSDVKQVDASGDTESSRRAGVPQNLQDGQWWWD, from the coding sequence ATGCGACGCCGACGATTCCCTGCCCTCTTCGCTCAGTCCGCCCTGCTGTGGTTGGTAGCTGGCTGTTTCGCTTGCTGGACCACGACGGCAAGCGCTCAAGACGATAACGCCAACAACACCGACAATACGGCTACCAGTTTTACCCAGCCAGTGGCCGGTGTGGAGGTCGACGCGACGGGTGTGTTACGCGTGCGACACTTCGATCCCCGCGTCGCAGCGGCTCGCATGCAAGCGGCTCGTCAGGCATTGCCCGCCGACCTGCAGCGTCCCTCCCCGTTGCGAAAGATCTCGCTGAATCGTTTGGAAGCCGCCGCGGCAGCTGCGGGACGGCCTACCGAAACGATGGAAGCGTTGGCTGGCCTGACGCGTATCGAGTACGTGTTCTTTTATCCCGAATCGGGAGACGTGGTCATCGCCGGTCCCGCCGAACCGTTCGTCAAGGACGCTGCGGGGCGAGTGCGTGGAGCGAACACCGGACGGCCCGTGATCTTGCTCGAAGACATGGTCACGGCGCTGCGAGCCTATTCGCCCGGCACCCGTCCCACCAAGGTCATCAGCGTTTCCATCGACCCCACCGAGGAAGGCTTGAAGCGTTTGCAGCAGGTGCTTCGCACCGTCGGTCATGGACTACGTCCCAACGACGCCGCTCGTCTGGCCGCCACTTTGAAAAACAACTTGGGCTTGCAGAACGTTACCATCCAGGGCGTCCCGACCAGCACCCATTTCGCTCAAGTGTTGGTCGAAGCCGACTATCGCATGAAGTTGATCGGGATCGGTTTGGAACAGTTGCCGATCCGGATGGCCAGCTATGTCCAACGGGCAAACCCCTCGCAGGTCGCTTCCAACGCTATGGAACGCTGGTATTTTGAACCGAACTATGCCGGCGTCAAAACCAGTCCCGATGGCTTGGCGATGCAGCTCAGCCAGCACGGCGTGAAACTGGTCGGTGCCAACGAGCGTGTGGGAGCCGGCGGTAAGCGTGTGGCCGGTGGCCGCGGCAATCGTGCCAGCCAAGCCTTCTGCGAGGACTTTACCAAGAACTACGACAAGATCTCGCAAGTCGCTCCGGTGTATGCCCAGATGCGAAACCTGATCGACGCCGCGATCGCAGCGGCCTACATCCAAGACCAGGACTTCTACGGTCAAGCCAACTGGAACATGGACTTCTTTGGCGACGAAACGCAGTACGCCGTCGAGCGTCACGAATCGCCGGTCCAAGTGGAAACGGCCGTCAACGCCGTCTGGAAAGGCAGCACCTTGATGACCCCGCTGGGCGGTGGCGTTAACGTCCAACCCCGTTCGGCTTTGAAGTCGGATGTCAAGCAAGTCGACGCCAGCGGCGATACCGAATCAAGCCGCCGAGCCGGCGTCCCACAAAACCTGCAAGACGGTCAGTGGTGGTGGGACTAG
- a CDS encoding sigma-54-dependent transcriptional regulator encodes MRDSLSILLVDDDRYLAESMALWLAEQGYQVDTAGSLAAARAALDEHPYDLLITDLRLDDGDGFDLIQFTKRKLPGCEVLVVTGYATPETAIEAVRAGAFDLLTKPLIDEELTLAIDRAQSQRKIQAENERLKQQLDRRFGMDNILSQDYRMLKLFDVVDSVADARASVLVTGENGTGKSMIARAIHRRSNRNAGPFIEVACGALPDNLLESELFGHVAGAFTGASSDKVGKFKLADGGTLFLDEIGTATPAMQVKLLRVLQELQFEPLGSTKTESVDVRVILATNEDLTARVEQGSFRQDLYYRINVINIELPALRQRPGDIPLLVQHFIKRATESMDRQVEGFDTAALQVLQDYAWPGNVRELENVVERAILLSRGSTLGVEDLPADLIRGGRSSSVANSDGWTPAFSAGLSSGASDGQVTSLREALEEPERQIILEALRMFQWNRAATADALEINRTTLYKKMKRLGLDDPRLQYSS; translated from the coding sequence ATGCGCGATTCCCTATCCATTCTGTTGGTCGATGACGATCGCTACCTCGCCGAATCGATGGCGCTGTGGCTAGCCGAACAGGGCTATCAGGTGGACACGGCGGGTTCGCTGGCTGCCGCCCGCGCGGCCCTCGACGAGCATCCCTACGATCTGCTGATTACCGATCTGCGTCTGGACGACGGGGATGGGTTTGATTTGATTCAGTTCACCAAACGCAAACTGCCCGGCTGCGAAGTCCTGGTGGTCACCGGGTACGCCACCCCCGAGACCGCCATCGAAGCGGTCCGTGCAGGCGCCTTCGACCTGCTGACCAAACCGCTGATCGATGAAGAACTGACGCTAGCCATCGATCGCGCCCAGTCGCAACGAAAGATCCAAGCCGAAAACGAACGACTCAAGCAACAGCTTGATCGACGCTTTGGGATGGATAATATCCTCAGTCAAGACTACCGCATGCTGAAACTGTTCGACGTCGTCGACAGTGTCGCCGATGCGCGGGCTTCGGTCTTGGTGACCGGCGAAAACGGGACCGGTAAATCGATGATCGCCCGCGCCATTCATCGCCGCAGCAACCGCAACGCCGGTCCGTTTATCGAAGTCGCCTGTGGCGCCTTGCCGGATAACCTGCTGGAAAGCGAATTGTTTGGACACGTTGCCGGCGCCTTTACGGGGGCTTCGAGCGACAAGGTGGGCAAGTTCAAACTGGCCGACGGCGGGACCCTGTTCCTGGACGAGATCGGCACCGCCACGCCGGCCATGCAAGTCAAACTGTTGCGGGTCCTGCAGGAGTTGCAGTTCGAACCGCTGGGCAGCACCAAGACCGAATCGGTGGACGTGCGAGTCATCTTGGCGACCAACGAAGACCTCACCGCTCGCGTCGAGCAGGGCAGCTTCCGCCAAGACCTGTACTATCGCATCAATGTGATCAATATCGAACTGCCCGCCCTCCGCCAACGCCCCGGCGATATCCCGCTGCTGGTCCAACATTTCATCAAACGGGCCACCGAATCGATGGACCGTCAAGTAGAAGGCTTTGACACCGCCGCCCTGCAGGTGTTGCAGGATTACGCTTGGCCGGGCAATGTTCGCGAACTAGAAAACGTTGTCGAACGCGCGATCTTGCTCAGTCGTGGTAGCACCTTGGGCGTCGAGGACTTGCCCGCCGACCTGATCCGCGGAGGCCGCTCGAGCAGTGTCGCAAACAGCGACGGTTGGACGCCTGCCTTCAGCGCCGGGCTCAGCTCCGGTGCATCGGATGGTCAGGTCACCAGTCTGCGCGAAGCCCTGGAAGAGCCCGAGCGGCAGATCATTCTGGAGGCCCTGCGGATGTTCCAGTGGAATCGCGCGGCTACGGCCGATGCCTTGGAGATCAATCGCACGACGCTGTACAAAAAAATGAAACGCCTGGGACTGGATGACCCGCGGCTGCAATACTCATCGTAA
- the xerD gene encoding site-specific tyrosine recombinase XerD — MAGSLTPPPPQGLSWMRPTKLQKLLKKGPGQGSAAKTLSLCEDFIAYLRGECHLADNSVQAYRRDLTKFCEWAGSRRMSELQIGELSQFVSSLHDSGLAPASISRNIVAVRTFFKYLQLEGIVTDNPAELLGTQKSWQRMPKVLTQRQVDRFLAAPRKRDPFWQRDRAMLEVLYASGCRATETCTLRLHDLSLAERHIRCEGKGGKQRLVPIGQRAIDAIELYLSELRPKLQARGPKTTDVLFLSRTGRPLERIQLWRLVKQYALAAGVDSEISPHSLRHSFATHLLAGGADLRQVQEMLGHASIQTTQIYTHVDHSRLKRVHQQFHPRG, encoded by the coding sequence ATGGCAGGAAGCCTGACGCCGCCGCCCCCCCAAGGCCTGTCCTGGATGCGTCCCACCAAACTTCAGAAGTTGCTCAAAAAAGGGCCCGGGCAAGGCTCGGCCGCCAAAACGTTATCGCTGTGTGAAGACTTCATCGCTTATCTGCGCGGTGAGTGCCACCTGGCCGACAATTCGGTGCAGGCCTACCGCCGCGACCTGACCAAGTTCTGCGAGTGGGCCGGATCTCGGCGGATGAGCGAGTTGCAGATCGGCGAACTATCGCAGTTCGTTTCCTCGCTGCACGATTCGGGCCTCGCCCCGGCCAGCATCTCCCGCAATATTGTCGCGGTGCGAACGTTCTTTAAGTACCTGCAGCTCGAGGGCATCGTCACTGACAATCCGGCGGAACTGCTGGGCACGCAGAAGTCCTGGCAGCGGATGCCCAAGGTGCTGACTCAACGCCAGGTCGATCGCTTCCTCGCCGCCCCTCGCAAGCGCGACCCGTTCTGGCAGCGTGACCGCGCGATGTTGGAAGTGCTGTACGCCAGCGGTTGCCGGGCCACGGAAACCTGCACGCTGCGATTGCACGACCTGTCGCTGGCGGAGCGGCACATCCGCTGTGAGGGCAAGGGCGGCAAACAGCGGCTGGTGCCGATCGGCCAGCGCGCCATCGACGCCATTGAACTGTACCTCAGCGAATTGCGACCGAAGCTACAAGCCCGCGGACCGAAGACCACCGACGTGTTGTTCCTGTCCCGCACCGGCCGACCGCTGGAGCGCATTCAACTGTGGCGTCTGGTCAAGCAGTACGCGTTAGCCGCGGGCGTGGACAGCGAGATCAGCCCCCACAGCCTGCGGCACAGCTTCGCCACGCACCTGCTGGCTGGCGGAGCCGATTTGCGGCAGGTTCAGGAGATGTTGGGCCACGCCAGCATTCAGACCACGCAGATCTACACCCACGTCGACCACTCGCGGCTGAAACGCGTGCACCAGCAATTCCACCCCCGAGGGTGA
- the dapB gene encoding 4-hydroxy-tetrahydrodipicolinate reductase: MMRLAVHGAAGRMGRRVVALAAEDPGFRLVAAIEQPEHSCIGQDAGILAGCSEVKVPVSSPWPNDIDVVIDFSLPGAVDNVVEHALKAGASLVMATTGLSEDHHRKLREASEQIAIVWAPSMSLAVNLTMKLAQQTTRALKDIAGGLDIEILERHHRFKEDAPSGTALKFGELIADAYRDNDAQPAVQHVHGREGKTGARTRNEIGYHAIRTGDNPGEHTIVFGMLGETIELKVAASNRDCYAAGALAAAKWLEGKPPGLYSMFDVLDM; the protein is encoded by the coding sequence ATGATGCGACTTGCCGTTCACGGTGCCGCCGGTCGGATGGGACGACGCGTGGTCGCTCTGGCCGCTGAAGATCCCGGCTTCCGTCTGGTCGCCGCCATCGAACAACCCGAACACAGCTGTATCGGCCAGGACGCCGGCATCCTGGCCGGTTGCAGCGAGGTCAAGGTACCGGTCAGCAGCCCCTGGCCCAATGATATCGACGTCGTGATTGACTTCTCTTTGCCCGGGGCAGTCGACAACGTGGTCGAACATGCGTTAAAGGCCGGAGCGTCGTTGGTGATGGCGACCACAGGACTCAGCGAAGACCACCATCGGAAATTGCGTGAAGCCAGCGAACAGATCGCCATCGTGTGGGCTCCCAGTATGTCGTTGGCGGTCAACTTGACCATGAAACTGGCTCAACAAACGACTCGTGCCCTGAAAGACATCGCGGGCGGACTCGATATCGAAATCCTGGAACGACACCACCGCTTTAAAGAAGACGCGCCCAGCGGTACGGCGTTGAAGTTTGGCGAATTAATCGCCGACGCCTACCGTGACAACGACGCTCAACCGGCCGTGCAACACGTGCATGGTCGCGAGGGCAAAACCGGAGCTCGAACACGCAACGAAATCGGCTACCACGCAATTCGCACCGGCGACAATCCCGGCGAACACACGATCGTGTTTGGCATGCTGGGCGAAACGATTGAATTAAAAGTCGCGGCGTCCAACCGCGACTGCTACGCCGCCGGAGCTCTGGCGGCCGCGAAATGGTTGGAGGGTAAACCGCCAGGGTTGTATTCGATGTTTGATGTTCTGGACATGTAG